From the Deltaproteobacteria bacterium genome, one window contains:
- the rsmD gene encoding 16S rRNA (guanine(966)-N(2))-methyltransferase RsmD — MRITGGSLRGRRLASPARGVRPTSDKVRQALFNILAGRTSEARVLDLFAGSGAMGIEALSRGARCAVFVDISKPALDTVRKNLARCGLADRARVLAKPAAAAIAGLERLGERFDLVIVDPPYHAGLMEGTLKALADSSILADGALVAAETWRHRPVETGPEGLVEVDRRRYGDTVIHLFRKTGP; from the coding sequence ATGAGAATTACGGGAGGGAGCCTCAGGGGCAGAAGGCTTGCAAGCCCCGCCCGGGGCGTAAGGCCCACGTCCGACAAGGTGCGCCAGGCCCTCTTCAACATACTCGCGGGCCGAACGTCCGAGGCGAGGGTGCTCGACCTCTTCGCCGGGAGCGGCGCCATGGGCATCGAGGCGCTGAGCCGCGGCGCCCGGTGCGCCGTCTTCGTCGACATCTCGAAGCCCGCCCTCGACACGGTGAGAAAAAACCTCGCGCGCTGCGGTCTCGCCGACCGCGCCCGGGTGCTCGCAAAACCGGCGGCCGCCGCCATAGCCGGCCTCGAACGGCTCGGCGAACGCTTCGACCTCGTCATAGTCGACCCGCCCTACCACGCAGGACTCATGGAAGGAACGCTCAAGGCCCTGGCGGACTCTTCCATACTCGCCGACGGCGCGCTCGTGGCGGCCGAGACGTGGCGCCACAGACCCGTGGAGACCGGCCCCGAAGGACTCGTCGAGGTCGACAGGCGGCGCTACGGCGACACGGTGATACATCTGTTCAGGAAGACCGGCCCATGA
- a CDS encoding pantetheine-phosphate adenylyltransferase: MTKHIAVYPGTFDPVTKGHLDIIARCRKLFDRLIVAVAETTSKTTLFDVNERVAMIADEIKDYDDVEVESFDTLLVEYVRRREAGVIVRGLRVVSDFEYEFQMALINRKLAADIETVFMMTADEYTAVSSRFIKQIAGLGGDLDPFVTAAVAAKLKEKRLT; this comes from the coding sequence ATGACAAAGCACATAGCCGTCTACCCGGGAACTTTCGACCCCGTCACAAAGGGACACCTCGACATCATAGCCCGCTGCCGCAAGCTCTTCGACCGCCTCATAGTGGCCGTCGCCGAGACTACGTCCAAGACCACGCTCTTCGACGTAAACGAGCGCGTGGCCATGATAGCGGACGAGATAAAGGACTACGACGACGTGGAGGTCGAGAGTTTCGACACGCTACTCGTCGAGTACGTAAGGCGCAGGGAGGCGGGCGTGATAGTGCGGGGGCTGCGCGTGGTCTCGGACTTCGAGTACGAATTCCAGATGGCCCTCATAAACCGCAAGCTCGCGGCCGATATAGAGACGGTCTTCATGATGACGGCCGACGAGTACACGGCCGTAAGCTCGCGCTTCATAAAACAGATAGCCGGGCTCGGCGGAGATCTCGACCCCTTCGTCACCGCCGCAGTGGCCGCGAAACTCAAGGAAAAGCGCCTCACCTGA